The DNA segment GAGTCCAGCCGATTGTAAATCTCCGGACGTAGGAACTGGCGCACTGCGTCAGAAAAATCGGATTGAACCTGAGCGCTCGACCCGGCGTCCGATCGGAAACCGGTCGGCCCGCGCTGGATTCGTTCCGCGCCCAAGTTCGAGGTCATCACGATGACACTATTGCAAAAGTCGGCGACTCGACCGGAGGCGTCCGTGAGCCGCCCCTCACCGAGAATCTGCAGCAGGAGGTCAAAAAAGCTTCGATCCGCTTTCTCGAATTCATCCAGCAACACGACGCTGAATGGCTGCTCCCGGATTCGTGCGGTGAGTAACCCTTCATTCCCGTTCGTCAACGGGCCGCCAATCAGCCGCTGAACCGACACCGGATCACTGAACTCGTTTAAGTCGAAACGGACGAGGCGACGAGGGTCACCGAACAGAAAACCGGCCAATGACTTCGCCATCTCGGTTTTTCCGGTGCCGGTCGGTCCGATGAACAAGAAGGAACCCAAAGGTTTACGTGGCCGGGCGAGCCTCGCTTTAACCACCACCAGCAGCTCCACCACTCGAGCTACAGCTTCAGGCTGCCCCAGCACGCGTTGAGCAAACCACTCCCGCGTCGCCGTTAGATCCAAGTCGATCTCGTCATCCAGCAACATCGGGGGCAAGCCCGTCTCCCGCGAGAAGGCAGCGATGACTTGCCCTTCGTTCAACTGCTTCTCCGGAAACCGGTCGGCCAACAAGTTCTTCAGAAAGCGCAACGGACGACCAGGATTCGCCGAGTAGGTGGCATAGCGCTCGTGAAGCCGATGCAGCCGAGCCAGTGCCAGCTCATTGGCTACACCATCCATGCCCTCTTCGCCTGGAGACACAGCCAGAACCTTTCCGAGAATCTCTCGAGTTTGTCCAGCGGTACGCGCCGCGATAGCCAACGGCTGGAACGCACCGAGCAGGTGTGGCTCCTCGCGCTCGATCATGCTCAACTGCTCCGGCGTGCATTCGGCGATCGCGAGCACCTCGCCCCGCGCGATCCAGGGCCGCAGGAAACTACCCACGCTCTGTTCCCCACGGGAAGCCTTGCCCACCTGAAGCAACTCATCCAGCCCGTTGAGATGAAGGATCGCCTGGGATTTGGAAACATCGCGGCAGAGAGACTGACAGCGTTCCTGCCACATTCCGAAGCCGATCTGTCCGGTCATCAGCCGCGAACCGCTGGTAGACCAAAACGAGCTGTGGCCAAAACCAAACTGATTCCGACGTCGGGCCAATTCGCGCACCAGCGCGGTCTTCCCGCACCCGGGAGGACCCACCAAAAGCACGCTACGAGCATTTGGTCCTGCCAACAGCTCGGCCAACTGTTGAAGCTCGGCATCCAACTCGAAAGCGGGCTCAGACACTCCGGCAGGGGCGGACTTTCCAGAGTTGCGTCGACCTGCGCCCCCAGTCCTTCGTCGCGGCGGCAGTTCCTCGGCCAGTTGACTCAGCGCGGATGACTGTTCCTCCTTGGCCTCTCCAGCCATGGCTAGCTCCTTCGGCGTCTTGCGGTGCGCGGCCAACTCCAAGTGCCCCACCCGGAGCTCAGAGACTCGCTCGAGCTGAGCCAACCGACTCAGGCTGAGTTGCGGACCCGCACCGGCCAACACCAGACGAACATGAGCCTCCAGGCGCTCCAGGAGGAGCGCGGGAGAGTTGGCGAACACGTAAACGCCAAGCCCAGGCACCGCTGCATGGCACACCTCATCCACGACCCATCGCACGAAATGAATCCGCAGCATCAGCGGTTCCTCCCACTCAGGTGAACGTCGTGGCGGATCGAATCTCAAGGTCACCGAGTCCACTTCGAGATCGGCTCGAAAATTTCGACGATGCAAGG comes from the Verrucomicrobiales bacterium genome and includes:
- a CDS encoding ATP-dependent Clp protease ATP-binding subunit, with the protein product MPEMPFQLTTVTRVFEEGTQLLEAMGYSEISALEADGQKSRTCFEAKARILLEDASLSPALSLHRRNFRADLEVDSVTLRFDPPRRSPEWEEPLMLRIHFVRWVVDEVCHAAVPGLGVYVFANSPALLLERLEAHVRLVLAGAGPQLSLSRLAQLERVSELRVGHLELAAHRKTPKELAMAGEAKEEQSSALSQLAEELPPRRRTGGAGRRNSGKSAPAGVSEPAFELDAELQQLAELLAGPNARSVLLVGPPGCGKTALVRELARRRNQFGFGHSSFWSTSGSRLMTGQIGFGMWQERCQSLCRDVSKSQAILHLNGLDELLQVGKASRGEQSVGSFLRPWIARGEVLAIAECTPEQLSMIEREEPHLLGAFQPLAIAARTAGQTREILGKVLAVSPGEEGMDGVANELALARLHRLHERYATYSANPGRPLRFLKNLLADRFPEKQLNEGQVIAAFSRETGLPPMLLDDEIDLDLTATREWFAQRVLGQPEAVARVVELLVVVKARLARPRKPLGSFLFIGPTGTGKTEMAKSLAGFLFGDPRRLVRFDLNEFSDPVSVQRLIGGPLTNGNEGLLTARIREQPFSVVLLDEFEKADRSFFDLLLQILGEGRLTDASGRVADFCNSVIVMTSNLGAERIQRGPTGFRSDAGSSAQVQSDFSDAVRQFLRPEIYNRLDSIVPFHALAQDTVLAIARQHLDSLRLRDGLRLRSIRWQWQPEVAHHLAGRGYDVRYGARPLKRAIQQELLVPLAEAINQYRSTTALQVSVWLKQGRIQVKVQAQEENDPQRTSPAVHSIITRLVEQRRRVGRLVRCVSFSRIEDEVAMLESLERRLKPNASKAPEIQVRLARWPKLRACLRAVTDLLERASQFETDALTLFHGRAAIDESLMTQELDALTKELRHLKREVVRHQQSSPDDVVLAFYCEDRSSLLELALTYYRLALDLGEVLKLDYLRLPAGKASNVTKLVRETPQKLSVFLASPPEELMGIVMHLRGDLFAVRFQSEAGLHLIQRRNKGFKVLVESASPPVDKYEPPPGIHRQGGIDARGASNCRTYVEEKGVVRDRKLGDRPWAGEGLKQCLAVLTEERLELAVEEATR